From one Butyricimonas faecihominis genomic stretch:
- the lpxA gene encoding acyl-ACP--UDP-N-acetylglucosamine O-acyltransferase gives MKQPLAYVHPEAQIADNVVIEPFVTIDKNVVIEEGTRIGSNVTILEGAHIGKNCKIFPGAVISAIPQDLKFKGEKTIVEIGDNTTIRECATINRGTAAKGVTKVGSNCLIMAYVHIAHDCEIGDNCIITNACQLAGEVVVDDFAIIGGMSAVHQFVHIGRHVMIQGGSLIGKDVPPYVKAGRLPLSYAGVNSIGLRRRGFVNEKINEIQDIYRILFQSGLNNSDAVERIEAEMPASKERDEIIMFVRNSKRGVMKGYMG, from the coding sequence ATGAAACAACCGTTAGCTTATGTTCATCCTGAAGCTCAGATCGCGGATAACGTGGTGATTGAGCCTTTCGTGACAATTGATAAGAATGTTGTCATTGAGGAGGGAACAAGAATTGGTTCGAATGTCACTATCCTGGAGGGAGCGCATATCGGGAAAAATTGTAAGATTTTTCCGGGGGCTGTTATTTCTGCCATTCCTCAGGATCTTAAATTCAAGGGAGAGAAGACAATCGTCGAGATTGGTGATAACACGACCATCCGGGAGTGTGCGACTATAAATAGAGGTACTGCCGCTAAAGGCGTAACTAAAGTCGGGAGCAATTGTTTGATCATGGCCTACGTGCATATCGCGCATGACTGCGAGATCGGGGATAATTGCATTATCACGAATGCTTGTCAGTTAGCCGGAGAGGTCGTTGTGGATGATTTCGCTATTATCGGTGGAATGTCTGCCGTGCATCAGTTCGTACATATCGGTCGTCACGTGATGATTCAAGGTGGCTCTTTAATTGGTAAGGACGTACCTCCTTACGTGAAAGCCGGGAGATTACCTTTGTCCTACGCGGGAGTGAATTCGATCGGTTTGCGCCGTCGCGGATTCGTGAACGAGAAGATCAACGAGATTCAGGATATATACCGGATACTTTTCCAATCCGGGTTGAACAACTCTGATGCGGTGGAACGAATCGAGGCCGAGATGCCGGCATCCAAAGAACGTGACGAGATCATTATGTTCGTGCGTAACAGCAAACGGGGTGTCATGAAAGGCTATATGGGATAA
- the pckA gene encoding phosphoenolpyruvate carboxykinase (ATP) has protein sequence MAKLDLSIYGITDVKEILHNPSYEELYKAETDPKLEGYEKGYLTELGAVNVMTGIYTGRSPKDKFFVKNEASEDSVWWTSDEYKNDNKPCSEEAWADLKAKAVKQLSGKKLYVVDTFCGANAGTRLKVRFIMEVAWQAHFVKNMFIRPTEEELANYGEPDFVSFNAAKAKVENFKELGLNSETATVFNLKTKEQVILNTWYGGEMKKGIFSIMNYLNPLRGIASMHCSANTDMEGKNTAIFFGLSGTGKTTLSTDPKRLLIGDDEHGWDDEGVFNYEGGCYAKVINLSKEAEPDIYNAIKRDALLENVTVDANGKIDFNDKSVTENTRVSYPIYHIKNIVKPISKGPAAQQVIFLSADAFGVLPPVSILTPEQTKYYFLSGFTAKLAGTERGITEPTPTFSACFGAAFLSLHPTKYAEELVKKMERTGAKAYLVNTGWNGTGKRISIKDTRGIIDAILDGSIDKAPTKTIPFFNFEVPTALPGVDPKILDPRDTYSNANDWETKAKDLSERFIKNFKKFEGNEAGKALVAAGPKL, from the coding sequence ATGGCAAAATTAGATTTAAGTATTTATGGAATCACGGATGTGAAAGAGATCCTTCACAATCCCTCATATGAAGAATTGTACAAGGCAGAAACAGACCCGAAACTGGAAGGGTACGAAAAAGGATATTTGACCGAGCTTGGCGCAGTTAACGTGATGACCGGAATCTACACCGGACGTTCACCGAAAGATAAATTCTTTGTAAAGAACGAGGCCAGCGAGGATTCTGTATGGTGGACTTCTGACGAATACAAGAACGACAACAAACCTTGTTCGGAAGAAGCATGGGCAGATTTGAAGGCAAAAGCCGTGAAACAATTGTCCGGCAAAAAACTGTACGTGGTTGACACGTTCTGCGGGGCCAACGCGGGTACCCGTTTGAAAGTTCGTTTCATCATGGAAGTTGCATGGCAAGCTCACTTCGTGAAGAATATGTTCATCCGCCCGACAGAAGAAGAACTAGCGAACTACGGGGAACCGGATTTCGTTTCTTTCAACGCTGCAAAAGCTAAAGTTGAAAACTTCAAAGAATTAGGCTTGAACTCCGAAACAGCTACCGTTTTCAACTTGAAAACCAAAGAGCAAGTAATCTTGAACACTTGGTACGGTGGTGAGATGAAGAAAGGTATCTTCTCTATCATGAACTATCTGAACCCGTTACGCGGAATCGCATCTATGCACTGTTCTGCCAACACGGATATGGAAGGTAAGAACACCGCTATCTTCTTCGGTTTGTCAGGAACAGGTAAAACCACATTGTCAACTGACCCCAAACGTCTTTTGATCGGTGACGACGAACACGGATGGGATGATGAAGGCGTGTTCAACTACGAAGGTGGATGCTATGCTAAAGTTATCAACTTGAGCAAGGAAGCCGAACCGGACATCTATAACGCCATCAAACGTGACGCTTTGTTGGAGAATGTTACCGTGGACGCTAACGGAAAAATCGACTTCAATGATAAATCAGTTACCGAGAACACTCGTGTTTCTTACCCGATCTATCATATCAAGAACATCGTGAAACCGATCTCTAAAGGTCCGGCTGCACAACAAGTTATCTTCTTATCAGCTGATGCGTTCGGAGTATTACCTCCGGTATCAATCCTGACCCCGGAACAAACGAAATACTATTTCTTGTCCGGATTCACTGCAAAATTGGCAGGAACGGAACGCGGTATCACTGAACCGACTCCGACTTTCTCTGCTTGTTTCGGTGCTGCATTCTTGTCATTACACCCGACAAAATATGCAGAAGAACTGGTTAAGAAAATGGAGAGAACAGGAGCAAAAGCATACTTGGTAAATACCGGATGGAACGGAACCGGTAAACGTATCTCCATTAAAGATACTCGCGGAATCATCGATGCTATTTTGGATGGCTCTATCGACAAAGCCCCGACCAAAACAATCCCGTTCTTCAATTTCGAGGTTCCGACCGCATTACCGGGAGTTGATCCGAAGATCCTTGATCCTCGCGATACATACAGTAACGCAAATGACTGGGAAACGAAAGCAAAAGACTTATCAGAACGTTTCATCAAAAACTTCAAGAAGTTCGAAGGAAACGAGGCCGGAAAGGCATTGGTTGCCGCAGGTCCGAAATTATAA
- a CDS encoding S9 family peptidase translates to MMIKCFLWFVPCFFVLAGFAQKANYKEAERFMRGNAEKLVGSTKVSPRFLKESDKFWYSYKTGDGTRYYFVDPKAKIHRELFDREFMTAEISKYTHGPVNYKELPVRALAFKEDEKTLKFEVDTFRFEYNIYTNRLVKIDSARKKPDTTPKKSNGLVGTYSPDSTYIVYAKSHNLYMLSVKDSVETQITTDGTLKYSYAYDDTDTTSKRESARVTWFENSERFYVRRSDRRKIKTLYVVNNLSSRPTLNEYEYVMAGDQEVQHEELFLVDTTDKKLIKVPVEKWPDQTLRLFTPGKKVNSLYFLRKKRTCDEIDFCKVDLKTGEVKVLINEISKPYFNNDFFHLSLLNEGEDIIWWSERTGHGHFYHYDGEGNLKNAITAGNWTAGKMVKIDTVGRTIYFGAYGQEKGACPYYARVNKARIDGNGQVEVLTPEQATHEAYFSKSGRYFVDNYSRADLEPRSVLRDNKGKVILELASPDLTRLYETGWKMPEPFTVKAADGHTDLYGFMWKPFDFDSTRRYPIISYVYPGPQTEAIPLEFSVTAAYNVGLAQVGFVVVTFGHRGGSPMRDKWYHTFGYNNLRDYPLADDKCGIEQLADRFSFIDKSKVGIFGHSGGGFMSTAALCTYPDFYTAAVSSAGNHDNNIYNQWWGETHHGVREVKSFEKKTVKDSITGKDTTISVEKIKFETKIPTNIELAKNLKGYLMLVTGDVDNNVHPANTLRMADALLKAGKNFDLVILPGQAHGFMGIQQAFYQRKMWFHFAKHLLGDYSSDQFREIDAYMRL, encoded by the coding sequence ATGATGATCAAATGTTTTTTATGGTTCGTACCCTGCTTTTTCGTGCTGGCCGGGTTCGCGCAGAAAGCTAATTACAAAGAAGCCGAACGTTTTATGCGTGGGAACGCGGAAAAACTGGTAGGATCAACGAAAGTAAGTCCTCGTTTTTTGAAGGAAAGCGATAAGTTTTGGTATAGTTACAAAACGGGCGATGGAACCCGTTATTATTTCGTTGACCCGAAGGCGAAGATTCACCGGGAGTTATTCGATCGGGAATTTATGACTGCCGAGATCAGCAAGTATACCCACGGACCGGTGAATTACAAAGAACTACCCGTGCGGGCATTGGCTTTTAAGGAAGATGAGAAGACATTGAAGTTCGAGGTGGATACTTTCCGTTTCGAGTATAACATTTATACCAATCGGTTGGTGAAAATAGATTCTGCCCGAAAGAAACCGGATACAACTCCCAAGAAATCGAACGGGTTGGTGGGGACGTATTCTCCGGATAGTACTTATATCGTTTACGCGAAAAGTCATAACCTGTATATGCTTTCCGTGAAAGATTCCGTGGAAACCCAGATCACGACGGATGGGACATTGAAATATTCTTATGCATACGATGATACGGATACCACGAGTAAACGGGAGTCTGCCCGGGTGACTTGGTTCGAAAATTCTGAACGTTTTTACGTGCGTCGCTCGGACCGGAGAAAGATTAAAACGCTTTATGTGGTTAATAATTTGAGTTCCCGTCCGACGTTGAACGAGTATGAGTACGTGATGGCCGGGGATCAGGAGGTGCAACACGAGGAATTATTCTTGGTGGACACGACCGATAAGAAATTGATCAAAGTGCCGGTTGAGAAATGGCCGGATCAGACGTTGAGATTGTTTACCCCGGGAAAAAAGGTCAACAGTCTTTATTTCCTGCGCAAAAAGAGAACCTGTGACGAGATCGATTTTTGTAAGGTGGATTTGAAAACGGGGGAGGTGAAGGTGTTGATTAACGAGATTAGTAAGCCTTATTTCAATAATGATTTCTTCCATCTTTCCTTGTTGAACGAGGGGGAAGATATTATCTGGTGGTCGGAGAGAACAGGTCACGGGCATTTCTATCATTACGATGGCGAGGGAAATCTGAAGAACGCGATTACGGCCGGAAATTGGACGGCCGGGAAGATGGTTAAGATTGATACCGTGGGACGTACCATTTATTTCGGGGCTTACGGGCAGGAGAAGGGAGCGTGTCCCTACTATGCCCGGGTGAATAAAGCCCGGATTGACGGGAATGGTCAAGTGGAGGTGCTGACTCCCGAACAGGCCACTCATGAGGCTTATTTTTCGAAGTCGGGACGTTATTTCGTAGATAATTATTCCCGTGCGGACTTGGAACCCCGGAGCGTGTTGCGGGATAACAAGGGAAAAGTGATTCTGGAATTGGCATCACCCGATTTGACCCGGCTTTACGAGACGGGATGGAAGATGCCGGAGCCTTTCACTGTGAAGGCTGCCGATGGGCATACGGATTTGTACGGTTTTATGTGGAAGCCTTTTGACTTCGATTCAACCCGGCGTTACCCGATTATTTCGTATGTTTATCCCGGGCCGCAAACTGAGGCGATTCCGTTGGAGTTTTCCGTGACGGCAGCTTATAATGTTGGTCTAGCACAAGTCGGTTTCGTGGTGGTAACTTTCGGTCACCGGGGAGGTAGCCCGATGCGGGATAAATGGTATCACACGTTCGGGTATAATAATTTGAGGGATTACCCGTTGGCGGATGATAAGTGTGGTATCGAACAGTTGGCTGATCGTTTTTCTTTTATTGATAAGTCCAAGGTGGGTATTTTCGGACATTCCGGTGGAGGTTTCATGTCTACCGCGGCATTATGTACTTATCCCGATTTCTACACGGCGGCTGTTTCGTCGGCAGGAAATCATGACAATAATATTTATAACCAATGGTGGGGAGAGACGCATCACGGGGTTCGGGAGGTTAAATCTTTCGAGAAGAAAACCGTGAAAGATTCCATCACGGGGAAAGATACCACGATTTCCGTGGAGAAGATCAAGTTCGAGACGAAAATCCCGACGAATATCGAGCTGGCGAAGAATTTGAAAGGGTATTTGATGCTGGTGACCGGTGACGTGGATAATAACGTGCATCCGGCGAACACCTTGCGTATGGCAGATGCGTTGTTGAAAGCGGGAAAGAATTTTGACTTGGTGATTTTACCGGGACAAGCTCACGGTTTTATGGGCATACAACAGGCTTTCTATCAACGGAAGATGTGGTTCCACTTTGCGAAACACTTGCTGGGGGATTATTCGTCCGATCAGTTCCGGGAGATTGATGCTTATATGCGGTTGTGA
- a CDS encoding IS3 family transposase: MTEHLCNSLGYSKQAYYKSLRADRGGEERERYVLSIVQDIRRDMPNLGVNKLWNMLGSNGLPVGRDWLYRLLHLHDLMIKQKKYRVITTDSRAWHRQYPNLVKGLRVTRPNQVWVSDITYLSTSAGFVYLSLVTDAYSRRITGWEVHPTLDSSGPVKALCRALATLPPNFSDKLVHHSDRGGQYCSSLYTGILKEHGIQVSVTQDGSPYDNGIAERVNGILKREWLNDMVLRDIDQARMQVERIIGIYNTRRPHMAIGLKVPDQAHRDKKELFARVMY, from the coding sequence GTGACGGAACACCTTTGCAATTCCCTTGGCTACAGCAAGCAGGCTTATTACAAGAGCCTCCGTGCCGATCGTGGAGGCGAGGAACGCGAGCGTTACGTTCTTTCCATCGTCCAGGATATTCGCCGTGACATGCCTAACCTCGGGGTTAATAAATTGTGGAACATGCTGGGGTCTAACGGGCTTCCCGTCGGTCGGGATTGGCTTTATCGTTTACTTCACCTTCACGATTTAATGATAAAACAGAAGAAGTACCGGGTCATCACGACGGATTCCCGGGCGTGGCATCGCCAGTACCCGAACCTGGTGAAAGGGCTTCGAGTTACCCGCCCCAACCAGGTATGGGTCAGTGATATCACGTACCTGTCAACGAGTGCCGGTTTCGTGTATCTCTCGCTGGTAACCGACGCTTATTCCCGGCGGATCACGGGGTGGGAAGTTCACCCCACCCTGGACTCGTCCGGTCCCGTGAAGGCGTTGTGCCGGGCGTTGGCAACGCTACCTCCCAACTTTAGCGATAAGCTTGTTCATCACTCGGATCGGGGTGGGCAATACTGCTCCTCGCTGTACACCGGGATATTGAAAGAACACGGTATTCAAGTCAGCGTGACACAAGATGGCTCCCCTTACGATAACGGTATCGCCGAGAGAGTGAACGGGATTTTGAAACGGGAATGGTTAAACGATATGGTCTTGAGAGATATTGACCAGGCGAGAATGCAAGTGGAGAGAATCATCGGGATATACAACACCAGAAGACCACACATGGCTATCGGGTTGAAAGTTCCGGACCAGGCACACCGCGATAAAAAAGAGTTATTCGCCAGGGTCATGTATTGA
- a CDS encoding RagB/SusD family nutrient uptake outer membrane protein, which produces MKANKILFILSILWGCFACTDGLEVIPENSVTFENYFKTEKDIETSLNALRDEFRSTCAFNANKTPIDLGFVHDTLSSTSAQKSFNWDASQFTPIYVDFFWNSHYAIICYANILLENIDKAEITQDRKDYYIGLAHFYRGFTYFRIAQKWGEAPLQTDSRDISKKAKSSVADILQFALDETNLAIKLLPLRDGLIDANGSQVTDKATPSKEIAQALKADLCAWKAAINNEPELWQEAINAANFVIDSCHYTLATDPEEVCTKVLPGGSDEGIFEIKFNYVEATRNPWTPMEEFVTFPIRPEDGRGDIKYCYARMFETTVDKMYPGHFEGMIAEGVYQGDKRRLAYFYDLDTIRKNAEWHALAEGYAYPYKFRKVQLGTTSWSQGKFECFACDHIIYRLADLILLRAECYARINKNDLATKDLNRIRERAYGNRSHDYNAATEGSDLRYIIFKEREKELLWEGKRWYDIVRNGYWKTELSKFHATQMTQQDVDNGALYMPVGYPAFNENSLMTQNKYWQARY; this is translated from the coding sequence ATGAAAGCGAACAAAATATTATTCATACTAAGCATATTATGGGGCTGTTTTGCCTGCACGGACGGATTGGAAGTAATTCCTGAAAACTCCGTTACTTTTGAGAACTATTTCAAAACGGAAAAAGACATTGAAACCTCCCTGAATGCCCTCCGGGACGAATTTAGAAGTACTTGTGCCTTTAACGCAAATAAGACCCCCATCGACCTCGGTTTTGTACACGACACGTTAAGCAGCACCTCCGCACAAAAGAGTTTCAACTGGGATGCCTCACAATTCACCCCGATTTACGTTGACTTTTTCTGGAACTCACACTACGCAATAATCTGCTACGCCAACATTTTATTGGAAAACATTGACAAGGCCGAGATTACCCAAGACAGAAAAGATTATTACATCGGACTGGCACATTTCTACCGTGGATTCACCTATTTCCGCATTGCCCAAAAATGGGGAGAGGCACCTTTACAGACTGACAGCCGAGATATTTCTAAAAAAGCGAAATCATCCGTTGCAGACATCCTACAATTCGCCCTAGATGAAACCAACCTAGCAATTAAACTTCTGCCCCTGCGCGATGGCTTGATTGATGCCAACGGATCACAGGTAACCGACAAAGCCACCCCGTCCAAGGAGATCGCCCAGGCTCTCAAGGCAGACCTTTGTGCGTGGAAGGCTGCCATCAATAACGAACCAGAATTATGGCAGGAGGCCATTAACGCCGCCAACTTCGTGATTGACTCCTGTCATTACACCCTAGCTACCGACCCCGAAGAAGTATGTACCAAAGTCCTACCCGGTGGAAGTGACGAAGGAATCTTTGAAATTAAATTCAATTACGTGGAGGCTACCCGTAATCCATGGACACCCATGGAAGAATTCGTCACGTTCCCGATTCGACCGGAAGACGGACGGGGAGACATCAAATACTGCTACGCCCGCATGTTCGAAACAACCGTGGATAAAATGTACCCGGGTCACTTTGAAGGGATGATCGCCGAGGGTGTGTACCAAGGAGACAAACGCCGATTGGCCTATTTCTATGACCTCGACACAATCCGTAAAAACGCCGAATGGCACGCTTTGGCCGAGGGATATGCCTACCCTTACAAATTCCGGAAAGTACAACTAGGAACAACTTCATGGAGCCAAGGTAAATTCGAATGTTTCGCCTGTGACCACATCATTTATCGCCTAGCAGACCTCATTCTCCTCCGGGCCGAGTGTTACGCTCGCATCAACAAGAATGATCTCGCCACAAAGGACCTGAACCGCATCCGAGAAAGAGCCTACGGGAACCGGAGTCATGATTACAATGCCGCCACGGAAGGAAGCGACCTAAGGTACATCATTTTCAAGGAACGGGAAAAAGAACTTTTATGGGAAGGGAAAAGATGGTATGACATCGTCCGTAATGGATACTGGAAAACAGAGTTGTCCAAATTCCATGCCACTCAAATGACTCAACAAGACGTGGATAACGGGGCCCTATACATGCCTGTCGGTTACCCGGCTTTCAACGAGAATTCACTTATGACCCAAAACAAATATTGGCAAGCACGCTATTAA